Proteins found in one Anaerolineales bacterium genomic segment:
- a CDS encoding hydroxymethylglutaryl-CoA synthase, whose product MDQTRAEPSIYQPDREVGIVGYGSYVPRYRLPASEVARIWKGGSGGTPIQEKSVAGLDEDVITMAIEAARNALQRAQIDPSVVRAVWVGSESHPYAVKPTSTVVAEAIGATPHTLAADWEFACKAATEAFQASIGLIGSGMADYTLAIGMDTAQGRPGDALEYTAAAGGAAYVIGPAEEALAVFEGSYSYVTDTPDFFRRAYEKYPEHGERFTGEPAYFKHIHCAARTLMDALGTTAEDYQHAVFHQPNAKFPQKAARSLGFKPEQIQAGLLSPKIGNPYAGSALIGLTAVLDVAQPGDHILLVSYGSGAGSDAFSLRVSEALTERRERAVSTQQYLERRTEIDYATYTRLRGKLILK is encoded by the coding sequence ATGGATCAAACGCGAGCAGAACCCAGCATCTATCAACCAGATCGCGAAGTCGGGATCGTTGGCTACGGCAGTTATGTCCCCCGCTATCGTCTTCCCGCAAGCGAAGTGGCCCGGATCTGGAAGGGCGGCAGTGGCGGCACGCCCATCCAAGAAAAATCGGTCGCCGGATTGGACGAAGACGTCATCACCATGGCGATCGAAGCCGCCAGGAATGCATTGCAGCGGGCTCAAATCGATCCGTCTGTCGTTCGAGCGGTCTGGGTGGGCTCCGAATCGCATCCGTACGCCGTAAAGCCGACTTCGACCGTCGTTGCGGAGGCGATCGGCGCTACACCCCACACCCTCGCCGCAGACTGGGAATTTGCCTGCAAAGCCGCTACCGAAGCCTTCCAGGCATCCATCGGCCTCATCGGCTCGGGGATGGCGGATTATACGCTCGCAATCGGCATGGACACGGCGCAAGGCAGACCCGGAGATGCCCTGGAATACACGGCGGCCGCAGGCGGCGCAGCCTATGTCATCGGGCCGGCCGAGGAAGCGCTGGCAGTCTTCGAAGGATCCTATTCCTACGTCACCGATACGCCGGATTTTTTCCGGCGGGCATATGAAAAATATCCCGAACACGGCGAGCGTTTCACGGGCGAACCCGCCTACTTCAAACACATCCACTGCGCCGCCCGCACCCTCATGGACGCACTGGGTACGACGGCGGAAGATTACCAGCATGCGGTCTTTCACCAACCGAATGCCAAATTTCCCCAGAAAGCGGCACGAAGTCTGGGTTTCAAGCCGGAACAAATCCAGGCCGGGCTGCTTTCCCCTAAAATCGGGAACCCGTACGCCGGATCGGCGCTCATCGGTCTGACCGCAGTGTTGGACGTCGCACAGCCGGGCGATCACATCCTCCTGGTCTCCTACGGTTCCGGCGCCGGATCGGACGCCTTCAGTTTGCGGGTATCCGAAGCGTTGACCGAGAGACGCGAGCGCGCCGTCTCGACGCAGCAGTATCTCGAACGCCGCACGGAAATCGACTACGCCACGTACACCCGCCTGCGCGGAAAACTAATTTTGAAGTGA
- a CDS encoding hydroxymethylglutaryl-CoA reductase, degradative, whose product MYTNGTSRISGLYNLSMEERLERISETAELDPEKYAALKGANGLTAEQAEKMIENVVGVYSLPLGIAANFLINGEDFLVPMAIEEPSVVAGASFMAKLVRASGGFEAEAGESEMIAQIQVLDIDDFESAREKLLQHKAEILELANEIDPVIVQLGGGARDLEVRILEDTPIGPMLVAHIIYDTRDAMGANTINTVAEYISPRIEEITGGRVHSRILSNLADRRTASARCSIPPHYLAFGEYDGERVRDGIIETWAFAAADPYRAATHNKGIMNGVDAVLIATGNDWRAVEAGAHAYAAKDGRYTSLSRWWVDEDGNLNGELEMPMAVGIVGGATRVHPVAQASLAIMKVESARELAEVIVSVGLAQNLAALRALATEGIQEGHMVLHARQLAAAAGAKGDLVDRVAKQTVEENTIRLERARELVRLYQSKNGNGHKPKSSTLQR is encoded by the coding sequence ATGTATACCAACGGTACGTCACGCATATCGGGTCTGTACAACTTGAGCATGGAAGAAAGACTGGAGAGAATATCGGAAACCGCCGAACTCGATCCGGAAAAATACGCTGCCCTGAAGGGCGCGAATGGTTTAACCGCAGAACAAGCGGAAAAGATGATCGAAAACGTCGTCGGCGTATACAGTCTGCCACTCGGAATTGCAGCGAATTTCCTGATCAACGGCGAAGACTTCCTCGTCCCGATGGCCATTGAAGAACCATCCGTCGTTGCGGGTGCTTCATTCATGGCGAAATTGGTGCGCGCGAGCGGAGGCTTCGAGGCTGAAGCCGGCGAATCCGAGATGATCGCTCAAATCCAGGTCCTGGATATCGATGATTTCGAGTCCGCCCGGGAGAAATTGCTGCAGCACAAGGCCGAAATACTCGAGCTGGCGAACGAAATCGATCCCGTGATCGTGCAGCTCGGCGGCGGCGCACGCGACCTCGAAGTGCGGATTTTAGAAGACACGCCGATCGGGCCCATGCTGGTCGCCCATATCATATATGATACGCGCGACGCCATGGGTGCCAACACGATCAACACCGTGGCCGAATACATCTCGCCGCGGATCGAGGAAATCACCGGCGGCCGGGTTCACTCCAGAATCCTTTCCAATCTCGCCGATCGGCGCACGGCATCCGCCCGCTGCAGCATTCCACCGCACTATCTGGCGTTCGGCGAATACGACGGCGAGCGCGTTCGTGACGGTATCATCGAAACCTGGGCGTTCGCTGCGGCCGATCCTTATCGGGCGGCGACGCACAACAAAGGCATCATGAACGGGGTGGATGCGGTGCTGATCGCCACCGGAAATGATTGGCGGGCGGTCGAAGCCGGCGCTCATGCCTATGCCGCAAAAGATGGCCGCTACACCTCGCTAAGCCGTTGGTGGGTAGACGAGGACGGCAATCTCAACGGCGAACTCGAAATGCCGATGGCAGTAGGGATCGTCGGGGGCGCCACGCGCGTGCATCCGGTCGCACAAGCCAGCCTGGCGATCATGAAAGTCGAAAGCGCACGCGAATTGGCCGAAGTGATCGTCTCTGTGGGTCTTGCGCAAAATCTCGCCGCACTGCGAGCGTTGGCAACGGAAGGAATCCAGGAAGGTCACATGGTTTTACACGCACGCCAACTCGCCGCTGCGGCCGGCGCGAAAGGCGACCTGGTGGATCGCGTGGCAAAACAGACGGTCGAAGAGAACACCATCCGCCTGGAACGCGCACGGGAATTGGTCCGCTTGTATCAAAGCAAAAACGGCAACGGACACAAACCGAAATCTTCAACTCTTCAGCGATAA
- a CDS encoding GAF domain-containing sensor histidine kinase — MSPKEQGRVQLKNPTSNSPSEETRMRALHRATLTLFSDLSLDGVLRRIIHAARELVNARYAALGIPDGKGGLETFITLGLSEGQIKAISHEPEGKGLLGEMLRLGHSIRIPDIEEHPKSAGFPEGHPPMTSFLGVPISAYGRPIGQIYLTDKRDADGFSAEDQRLIEMLASHAAAAIENARLYRQILDNEAELTQRNMELELINTLTTSVSSAMELDRMLEVMLARVIQLIGAKAGEVFLLEEAQGIYRKSIHSGPSLDALWDQEQFREGEGFIGRVVRLGKPAWTTKLEEEPHLHEAAVKTAGIGTIVGVPLTAPSKIVGIFTLAFEGERVIEEREIGLLEAVGAGAGIAVENARLYRQARRLAVLEERERIAMDLHDGIIQSVYAVGLILEYIRLQIHENPDQAVERLEQAITGLNEVIGDLRSYILDLQPSRMSVDNLGAALEQLRREFRANTLVDVDLKTEAKVLESLPNPKARELFHIAQEALANVAKHARATQVMMSVRSLGDDVTLQVIDNGVGFEVGKEQNVLGHGLSNMVERARNIGAKFEVASHPGEGTTITVRLPKTDGR, encoded by the coding sequence GTGAGTCCGAAAGAACAGGGAAGGGTACAACTCAAGAATCCCACCTCCAATTCACCGTCCGAAGAAACGCGTATGCGTGCGCTTCATCGCGCGACGCTGACTCTTTTTTCCGATCTCTCCTTGGACGGCGTCCTGCGCAGGATTATCCACGCCGCACGCGAACTGGTAAACGCGCGCTACGCAGCCTTAGGCATTCCGGACGGAAAGGGCGGACTGGAGACCTTTATAACGTTGGGCCTCTCGGAAGGGCAAATCAAAGCCATCTCCCACGAACCGGAAGGGAAAGGTTTGCTCGGCGAGATGCTTCGCCTCGGTCACAGTATCCGCATCCCCGATATTGAGGAACACCCCAAATCCGCCGGATTTCCCGAGGGTCACCCGCCGATGACTTCATTCTTGGGCGTGCCGATCTCGGCCTACGGGCGTCCGATCGGTCAGATCTATCTTACGGATAAACGCGATGCCGATGGTTTCAGCGCGGAAGACCAGCGCCTGATCGAAATGCTGGCTTCCCACGCCGCGGCGGCGATCGAGAATGCCAGGCTTTACCGGCAGATTCTTGACAATGAAGCGGAACTCACCCAGCGTAATATGGAGCTCGAGCTGATCAACACCCTGACGACTTCCGTCAGTTCGGCGATGGAACTGGATAGAATGCTCGAAGTGATGCTCGCTCGAGTCATCCAGCTCATTGGTGCCAAAGCCGGCGAAGTCTTTCTCCTCGAGGAAGCTCAGGGAATATATCGCAAGTCGATCCATTCGGGGCCGTCACTGGATGCCTTGTGGGATCAGGAGCAATTCAGGGAAGGCGAGGGATTCATCGGCCGGGTCGTCCGTCTGGGGAAACCTGCCTGGACGACGAAATTGGAAGAGGAACCTCATCTGCACGAGGCCGCCGTAAAAACCGCAGGGATCGGCACGATAGTAGGGGTTCCCCTCACGGCGCCGAGTAAAATCGTTGGAATCTTTACTTTGGCCTTCGAAGGCGAACGAGTGATCGAGGAGCGTGAAATCGGCCTGCTCGAGGCTGTCGGCGCAGGCGCGGGGATTGCCGTGGAAAACGCGCGTTTGTATCGCCAGGCACGGCGATTGGCGGTCCTCGAAGAACGCGAACGCATCGCTATGGATCTCCATGACGGCATCATCCAATCCGTTTATGCGGTAGGTTTGATTCTCGAATATATCCGGCTTCAAATTCACGAAAACCCGGACCAGGCGGTGGAGCGTTTGGAGCAAGCGATAACCGGATTGAACGAAGTCATCGGCGATCTTCGCTCGTACATCCTCGATCTGCAGCCGAGTCGAATGTCTGTGGACAACCTGGGTGCGGCGCTGGAACAACTGCGTCGTGAATTTCGAGCCAATACTCTCGTCGACGTCGATCTGAAAACCGAAGCGAAAGTGCTCGAGTCCCTTCCAAACCCGAAGGCGCGCGAGTTATTCCACATCGCTCAGGAAGCCCTTGCGAACGTGGCGAAACACGCCCGGGCGACGCAAGTCATGATGAGCGTGCGGTCGCTGGGGGATGACGTCACACTGCAGGTCATCGATAACGGTGTGGGTTTTGAGGTGGGGAAAGAACAAAACGTCCTGGGTCACGGCTTATCGAACATGGTGGAAAGAGCGCGCAACATCGGCGCCAAATTCGAAGTCGCCTCGCATCCAGGTGAGGGAACCACGATAACCGTTCGGCTTCCCAAAACGGACGGACGCTGA
- a CDS encoding response regulator transcription factor, producing the protein MVTARLYISDEHTTVRSALAERLSRDASLAVIGQSGDAETLLSDIRKDKPDVVLVEVKRTDGLGLEIIRQIANLPDPPLLIVLTSYASSWEEDAASRAGATAYLLKDIDTGELIRRIHRLVAR; encoded by the coding sequence ATGGTCACCGCTCGATTGTATATTTCTGATGAACACACGACGGTTCGCTCCGCACTAGCGGAGCGTCTATCGCGGGATGCCAGCCTGGCTGTGATCGGTCAGTCAGGCGACGCCGAGACGCTGCTTTCCGACATTCGCAAGGACAAACCCGATGTCGTGCTCGTGGAGGTCAAGCGCACGGACGGATTGGGGCTGGAAATCATCCGTCAAATCGCCAACTTGCCCGACCCGCCGCTTTTGATCGTGCTCACTTCATACGCTTCGAGCTGGGAAGAGGACGCTGCCAGTCGGGCAGGTGCAACCGCATATCTTCTCAAAGATATCGATACGGGCGAATTGATTCGGCGCATTCATCGCCTGGTTGCGAGATAA
- a CDS encoding response regulator — translation MPEKPFEDEKQTPRKPLYVLVVDDEETVCNVVCEILETLGFKCQRAYSAADALAFLEKNTPDLILTDVMMPDIDGLTLIYKIRCATKSANVPIIVFSAIAATSDRKAAINAGASAFLAKPFSSRELKEVIRPLLPSFKF, via the coding sequence ATGCCAGAGAAACCATTCGAAGACGAAAAGCAAACACCCCGGAAACCACTTTATGTTCTCGTGGTTGATGACGAGGAAACCGTCTGCAATGTCGTGTGTGAGATATTGGAGACGTTGGGCTTTAAATGCCAGCGAGCTTACAGTGCTGCGGATGCTCTCGCATTCCTGGAGAAAAATACACCCGATTTGATCTTGACCGACGTCATGATGCCCGACATCGATGGGCTGACGTTGATCTACAAGATTCGCTGCGCGACGAAATCCGCAAATGTTCCCATTATCGTTTTCAGCGCCATCGCAGCCACATCGGACCGCAAAGCAGCCATAAACGCAGGCGCCAGCGCTTTCTTGGCCAAACCATTTTCATCTCGCGAGTTGAAAGAAGTGATTCGCCCGCTGCTCCCCTCGTTTAAATTCTAG
- a CDS encoding ABC transporter permease, whose product MSQNTNSVNTSCDNPSRRWSPLQLLLLTWRSLVTIFRTPEALLPPLAISLFFLIIYDSTLGEAANFIPNLGSNSYLGFILPLSIISAALSGAGIAAQNLVRDSNSGYFDKLLLTPISRASLLLAPILAGAIILGLQASLVLCVGLIMGLKIVTGINGALAIVGLAVLLGTGFAGFTVSAALGSGSAAATQGASFIFFPLTFLAPTFVPLDLLDGWLKTAASINPITYVLEAMRSLINNGWDGSLLGKGILACLILASAMYLLAVFALRVRTRRT is encoded by the coding sequence ATGAGTCAAAACACTAACTCAGTAAATACATCTTGTGACAACCCGTCGCGAAGATGGTCACCGCTCCAGCTTCTGCTCCTTACCTGGCGCAGTTTGGTCACGATTTTCAGAACCCCGGAGGCGCTGCTTCCCCCATTGGCCATCAGTCTGTTCTTCCTGATCATATACGATTCCACCCTGGGCGAAGCAGCCAATTTCATCCCCAACCTGGGTTCCAACAGTTATCTGGGGTTCATCTTGCCGCTGTCGATTATCAGCGCAGCGCTTTCCGGCGCCGGTATCGCCGCTCAGAATCTCGTGCGCGACTCCAACAGCGGCTATTTCGATAAACTCCTGCTAACACCGATCAGCCGTGCCTCGCTTCTTCTCGCCCCGATTCTGGCCGGCGCCATTATTCTGGGTTTGCAGGCGTCTCTCGTTCTCTGCGTAGGTCTGATCATGGGCTTGAAAATCGTGACCGGCATCAATGGCGCACTCGCGATCGTTGGTTTGGCCGTTCTTCTGGGAACGGGATTCGCAGGTTTCACAGTCTCGGCCGCCCTGGGAAGCGGGAGCGCCGCGGCGACACAGGGCGCCAGCTTCATCTTTTTCCCACTAACCTTCCTCGCACCGACCTTCGTCCCGCTCGATCTGCTCGACGGCTGGTTAAAGACAGCCGCAAGCATCAATCCCATAACCTACGTGTTGGAAGCAATGCGCAGTCTGATCAACAACGGCTGGGATGGCAGCCTCCTCGGGAAAGGCATCCTGGCATGTTTGATACTCGCCTCCGCCATGTATTTGTTGGCCGTGTTTGCGCTGCGGGTACGTACGCGGCGGACATGA
- a CDS encoding ATP-binding cassette domain-containing protein, with protein MSNREIIVENLAKHYPGVQAVDDISFTVNAGEIFGFLGPNGAGKSTTIKILTTLGLPTYGNARVGGYDIKCEADEVRRIAGVALQEIGLDPIMKPLELLILQGQLFGKSRQQARERADELLQLVGLTDAVDRRVGTYSGGMRRRLDLALALVHEPEILFLDEPTTGLDPTSRRDVWQEVRRLNGEIGMTIFLTTQYLEEADVLSDRIAIIDQGKLQAQGVPAQLKAGLGLEAINVIFDDRSTADRACQLLSDITDRTQIDRNTVRLYLNQAAETIPQVVSRLQQANLNPISLTLTQPTLDDVFLQVTGQRLQSQETKTEQGATSKKDTGS; from the coding sequence ATGTCAAACCGAGAAATAATCGTGGAAAACCTCGCGAAACACTACCCCGGCGTGCAGGCTGTCGATGATATTTCCTTTACAGTGAATGCCGGCGAAATATTCGGCTTCTTGGGACCCAACGGAGCGGGTAAAAGCACCACGATAAAAATACTCACTACCTTGGGCCTGCCCACTTACGGTAACGCCCGTGTCGGCGGATATGACATCAAATGTGAAGCGGACGAAGTACGTCGAATTGCGGGCGTCGCGCTTCAAGAAATCGGTCTCGACCCCATAATGAAGCCGCTCGAGTTATTGATTCTTCAAGGTCAATTGTTCGGCAAGAGCCGCCAGCAAGCCCGCGAACGAGCGGACGAGCTGCTGCAATTGGTCGGCCTCACGGACGCCGTCGACCGTCGCGTGGGTACATACAGTGGTGGGATGCGTCGGCGGTTGGATCTCGCCCTGGCGCTCGTTCACGAACCTGAAATCCTCTTCCTCGATGAACCGACGACTGGTCTTGACCCTACGAGCAGGCGCGATGTCTGGCAGGAAGTCCGCAGGCTCAACGGGGAAATCGGCATGACCATCTTTCTCACCACGCAGTATTTGGAGGAGGCCGATGTACTTTCCGATCGAATCGCGATCATCGATCAGGGTAAACTTCAGGCTCAAGGTGTTCCGGCTCAACTCAAAGCCGGGCTGGGGCTGGAAGCGATCAACGTTATTTTCGACGATCGCTCCACGGCAGATCGCGCCTGCCAGCTGCTGAGCGACATCACCGATCGCACGCAAATCGATCGCAATACCGTAAGGTTGTATCTGAACCAGGCGGCCGAAACCATTCCTCAGGTCGTCAGTCGGTTGCAGCAGGCGAACCTGAATCCGATCTCGTTAACGCTCACCCAACCGACGCTGGATGACGTCTTTCTACAGGTGACCGGGCAACGACTTCAAAGCCAAGAAACTAAAACCGAACAAGGCGCCACAAGTAAAAAGGACACAGGATCATGA
- a CDS encoding TIGR01777 family oxidoreductase, with amino-acid sequence MRWLLTGGTGMIGQALSANLIANGDEVVVLSRNPKAHEGEVEGRRLVAWDGATAKGWGHSIEGVDVVVNMAGERIAGPNPFRLRWTSARKERICDSRAQAGKALVQAIENASNKPAVLIQFSGVDYYPVASEHVTEATPPGDSFLARICTECWEPSTRSVEDMGVRRVIVRLGPVLHSEDGALPPMIWQTRLFLGGPLGSGQQYFSWVHIDDVIGVLRFLAGRTQAAGAYNLTAPNPLTNAEFMKTLARVMKRPSFLRIPGIALKLLFGEMSSTLLKGSRVLPERLLAEGYHFRFPKAEAALRNLMGKNGDG; translated from the coding sequence ATGAGATGGCTTCTTACCGGCGGCACTGGCATGATCGGCCAAGCGCTGAGCGCGAATCTGATCGCAAACGGCGACGAAGTCGTTGTCCTCAGTCGAAATCCAAAAGCCCACGAAGGCGAAGTCGAGGGACGACGGTTGGTTGCATGGGACGGTGCCACGGCCAAAGGATGGGGGCACTCAATCGAGGGCGTGGATGTGGTGGTCAACATGGCCGGCGAGCGCATCGCCGGGCCCAATCCATTCAGGCTGCGCTGGACCTCCGCCCGCAAAGAACGCATCTGCGACAGCCGGGCGCAAGCGGGCAAAGCGCTCGTTCAGGCAATCGAGAATGCTTCCAACAAACCCGCTGTGCTGATCCAATTTTCCGGCGTCGATTATTACCCCGTTGCTTCCGAACACGTAACCGAAGCAACACCTCCGGGAGACAGCTTCCTGGCACGAATATGTACTGAATGCTGGGAGCCTTCCACGCGCAGTGTGGAGGACATGGGCGTGCGCCGCGTGATCGTGCGCCTGGGGCCCGTGCTGCACTCCGAGGACGGCGCCCTACCGCCAATGATCTGGCAGACCAGGCTGTTCCTCGGCGGCCCGCTGGGTTCGGGCCAGCAGTATTTTTCATGGGTGCACATTGACGACGTTATAGGCGTGCTGCGATTCCTCGCCGGCCGAACACAGGCCGCGGGTGCGTATAATCTGACCGCCCCGAATCCGCTCACCAATGCCGAGTTCATGAAAACACTGGCGCGGGTGATGAAACGGCCCAGCTTCCTGCGCATCCCGGGCATCGCGCTGAAACTCTTGTTTGGAGAAATGTCCAGCACCTTGCTGAAAGGCTCGCGAGTCCTCCCCGAAAGGCTGCTCGCCGAAGGATATCATTTCCGGTTCCCGAAAGCCGAAGCGGCTCTGAGGAATTTGATGGGCAAGAATGGCGACGGATAG